The following are from one region of the Gossypium hirsutum isolate 1008001.06 chromosome D03, Gossypium_hirsutum_v2.1, whole genome shotgun sequence genome:
- the LOC107909467 gene encoding protein ALTERED PHOSPHATE STARVATION RESPONSE 1 isoform X2, whose translation MGCWYSRIDREESVSRCKARKRYIKELVIARQALSASHSMYLRSLRGTGSALVQFSSNETTLHRPPPVPAPPPPPPPQQPPMSPGSDTWTSGTTTTASPALPPPPPPPPSSSWDFWDPFAQAATTASRSVTEEEWEAATSTSETAVTAVTGASNAAAPPSSGSELAMVVCRNSKELVEIVKEVDEYFLKAADAGSHLSLLLEASNPNLSGKGYNNYACNLTPTTWTWNWNPKIVENTIVGHTGNTSHCSTIERLYAWEKKLYQEVKNAEAIKIEHEKKVAHMRKLEVKRAEYMKTEKTKKEVEKLESQMMVASQAIETTSAEIIKLRESELYPQLLELVKGLMCMWRSMYEIHQVHTHIVQQLKYLNFIPSNEPTSEIHRQSTLLLELEVQQWHLSFCNLVKAQRDYIQSLAGWLRLSLFQFSKNPLLRNSQESKIYSFCEEWHLAVNRIPDKVASEGIKSFLTVIHAIVVQQAEEHKQKKKADSAFKDFEKKAAELRSLESKYSPFSVPETNKDPIAEKKTKVDLSRAKAEEEKSKHEKSVSVTRAMTLNNLQMGFPHVFQAMVGFSSVCMQAFESVYNQAKSIEQEHDDYVPTVYDNFSANVVVNGSTVNLGLWDTAGQEDYNRLRHLSYRGADVFILAFSLISKASYENVSKKWIPELNHYAPGVPIVLVGTKLDLQDDKQYLNDHPGAVPISAAQGEELRKQIGAPAYIECSAKSQRNVKSVFDSAIKIVLQPPKQKKKKNKPCSIM comes from the exons atggggTGTTGGTATTCAAGGATTGATAGAGAAGAATCTGTTTCCCGTTGTAAAGCAAGGAAGAGATATATAAAAGAATTAGTTATAGCTAGACAAGCATTATCAGCTTCACATTCTATGTATCTTCGTTCTTTACGAGGTACTGGGTCAGCTCTGGTTCAATTTTCAAGCAATGAAACCACTTTACACCGTCCACCTCCGGTGCCGGCACCACCACCGCCTCCGCCGCCACAACAGCCGCCGATGAGTCCTGGTTCAGACACTTGGACATCGGGTACAACCACCACTGCTTCCCCTGCTCTTCCTCCTCCACCACCACCGCCACCATCTAGTAGCTGGGATTTTTGGGATCCATTCGCACAAGCCGCCACTACTGCTTCTCGTTCAGTCACTGAAGAAGAATGGGAAGCTGCTACTTCTACATCCGAGACGGCTGTCACCGCCGTTACTGGAGCTTCAAACGCGGCAGCGCCGCCTTCGAGTGGTAGTGAGCTAGCCATGGTTGTTTGTAGGAACAGTAAAGAACTAGTGGAGATTGTTAAAGAAGTTGATGAATATTTCCTTAAAGCTGCTGATGCTGGTAGCCATCTTTCATTACTGTTAGAAGCTTCAAATCCCAATCTTTCAG GCAAAGGGTATAATAACTATGCCTGTAACTTAACCCCAACAACATGGACATGGAATTGGAACCCCAAAATAGTCGAAAACACCATTGTTGGACATACAGGAAATACTAGCCATTGTTCCACCATAGAGAGATTATATGCTTGGGAGAAGAAACTATACCAGGAAGTCAAG AATGCTGAGGCTATAAAGATAGAACATGAGAAGAAGGTGGCACATATGAGGAAACTTGAAGTGAAGAGAGCTGAGTATATGAAAACtgagaaaacaaagaaagaagtTGAAAAATTAGAATCCCAAATGATGGTTGCTTCACAAGCTATTGAAACTACATCAGCTGAAATCATTAAACTCAGAGAATCTGAGCTTTACCCTCAATTACTTGAGCTTGTAAAAGG ATTGATGTGCATGTGGAGAAGCATGTATGAGATCCACCAAGTTCACACACACATAGTTCAACAACTCAAGTACCTTAATTTCATCCCTTCTAACGAGCCGACATCCGAGATTCACCGGCAATCAACTCTCCTGCTCGAGCTTGAAGTCCAGCAATGGCATTTGTCTTTTTGCAACTTAGTCAAAGCTCAACGAGACTACATTCAGTCCCTTGCTGGTTGGCTTCGGCTTAGCCTTTTCCAGTTCAGCAAAAACCCGCTTTTAAGAAACAGTCAAGAATCGAAAATTTACTCTTTTTGTGAAGAGTGGCATCTTGCGGTCAATAGGATTCCGGATAAAGTAGCATCTGAAGGAATCAAGAGCTTCTTGACAGTAATCCATGCCATCGTAGTTCAACAAGCCGAGGAGCATAAGCAAAAGAAGAAGGCAGATTCCGCGTTTAAAGACTTCGAGAAGAAGGCAGCTGAACTTAGATCACTCGAAAGTAAGTACAGCCCTTTTTCTGTACCGGAAACAAACAAAGACCCCATtgcagaaaagaaaacaaaagtggACTTATCGAGAGCCAAAGCGGAGGAAGAGAAGAGTAAGCACGAGAAGTCGGTGAGCGTAACACGAGCAATGACTTTGAACAACCTTCAAATGGGGTTTCCGCATGTGTTTCAAGCAATGGTAGGGTTTTCGAGCGTATGCATGCAAGCGTTTGAATCCGTATACAACCAAGCCAAGAGTATCGAACAAGAGCACGAT GATTATGTGCCAACCGTTTACGACAATTTCAGTGCGAATGTTGTTGTCAACGGGAGTACTGTTAATCTCGGGTTGTGGGATACTGCAG GACAAGAGGATTATAACCGATTAAGACACTTGAGTTATCGTGGGGCTGATGTGTTCATATTGGCGTTTTCCCTCATTAGCAAGGCGAGTTACGAAAATGTTTCCAAAAAG TGGATTCCGGAGTTAAACCATTACGCCCCCGGCGTTCCGATTGTTCTTGTTGGAACTAAGCTTG ATCTTCAGGACGATAAGCAGTACCTTAATGATCACCCTGGAGCTGTGCCGATTTCTGCAGCTCAG GGAGAGGAACTGAGGAAGCAGATTGGTGCACCTGCTTATATCGAATGCAGTGCAAAGTCACAGCGG AA